In one window of Streptomyces griseus subsp. griseus DNA:
- a CDS encoding DUF302 domain-containing protein, translating into MGYDRTVSVKGSFEQVQREVRDALAEQGFGVLTEIDVQATLKAKLGHDMEPYLILGACNPPLAHQALEADRSIGLLLPCNVVVRAEGDQVVVQTVDPDTMVTLTGLDAMAPVAREATLRLDAALASLKGTGADWRRETHVLGSRRRGCTGASTAG; encoded by the coding sequence ATGGGCTACGACCGCACCGTGAGCGTGAAGGGGTCGTTCGAGCAGGTTCAGCGCGAGGTCCGTGACGCACTGGCCGAGCAGGGCTTCGGGGTCCTGACGGAGATCGACGTGCAGGCCACGCTGAAGGCGAAGCTCGGGCATGACATGGAGCCCTACCTGATCCTCGGCGCCTGCAACCCGCCCCTCGCACACCAGGCCCTGGAAGCCGACCGCTCGATCGGTCTGTTGCTGCCGTGCAATGTCGTCGTGCGCGCCGAGGGCGACCAGGTGGTCGTGCAGACCGTCGATCCCGACACCATGGTCACGCTGACCGGACTCGATGCGATGGCGCCCGTGGCCCGGGAAGCCACCCTCCGGCTGGACGCCGCTCTCGCCTCCCTGAAGGGGACCGGCGCGGACTGGCGCCGAGAGACTCACGTACTAGGCAGCCGACGCCGGGGATGCACTGGCGCTTCGACAGCTGGCTGA